Proteins found in one Plectropomus leopardus isolate mb chromosome 9, YSFRI_Pleo_2.0, whole genome shotgun sequence genomic segment:
- the grxcr1a gene encoding glutaredoxin domain-containing cysteine-rich protein 1 has protein sequence MEGTMLTAGQEKPQKRVRFRVASGNSGRVLKEMFKDEGPSDSLDSDCTSSSDAERASTPSTSGEGHLYGFLGSELDDSEHEPDDLLVYAGATKDWMFTTKRVNILSKNGTVRGVKHKVSAGQTLFENLPNSNSTELSLEFGRIVIYTTSFRVVRTTFERCELVRKIFQNHRVKFVEKNIALDSEYGKELEERCKRVGEPPSLPVVFIDGHYLGGAEKILGMNESGELQDLLTKIERVQQPQTCQTCGGFAFIPCPMCHGSKMSVFRNCFTDSFKALKCTSCNENGLQPCVSCSH, from the exons ATGGAGGGGACGATGCTGACGGCGGGACAGGAGAAGCCACAGAAGCGGGTGAGGTTCCGCGTGGCTTCGGGGAACAGCGGCCGGGTGCTGAAGGAGATGTTCAAGGATGAGGGGCCTTCAGACTCCCTGGATTCAGACTGCACCAGCAGCTCTGACGCAGAGCGGGCCAGCACGCCCTCTACGAGTGGAGAAGGACACCTGTATGGATTCCTGGGCTCCGAGCTGGACGACAGCGAGCATGAGCCCGATGACCTGCTCGTGTACGCGGGGGCCACAAAGGACTGGATGTTCACCACCAAGAGGGTCAACATCCTCAGTAAAAACGGGACTGTGAGAGGGGTCAAACACAAAGTCAGCGCAGGTCAGACGCTGTTTGAGAACCTCCCCAATTCCAACAGT ACGGAGTTATCCCTTGAATTTGGGCGGATTGTGATCTACACGACGAGCTTCCGCGTGGTGAGGACGACGTTTGAACGCTGCGAGCTGGTCCGCAAGATCTTCCAGAACCACAGGGTGAAATTTGTGGAGAAGAACATCGCCCTGGACAGCGAGTATGGGAAGGAGTTGGAGGAGCGGTGCAAACGTGTGGGAGAACCTCCGTCGTTACCAGTCGTGTTCATTGACGGACATTACCTTGGG GGTGCTGAGAAAATCCTCGGCATGAATGAATCAGGAGAGCTTCAAGATCTTCTGACAAAAATCGAg AGGGTCCAGCAGCCCCAAACGTGCCAGACCTGTGGGGGCTTCGCCTTCATCCCGTGTCCAATGTGCCATGGCAGCAAGATGTCCGTGTTTCGCAACTGCTTCACGGATTCCTTCAAAGCCCTCAAGTGCACTTCCTGCAACGAGAACGGCCTGCAGCCCTGCGTGAGCTGCAGCCACTGA